The DNA sequence TCATGGCTAGTTACCAAAgagatatatacatacacaagcGTTCTTTAGAAAGCTCTGCTCATCTAAAAATATGGCCCCAAACACTTCCAAATGTAACCCACCACCCCCCAACAGAAAGTGTTACAAACTTCACAGAACATCAGTGGACAAAActagaacaacaacaacaacccaaaTGTTACAAGatggacaaaaagaaaaaaaagctggcAAATACATGCCATGGTGTACCTGGTAAATAAGTGTGTAAACGGTCTAATTTGCTCATTAAAACTGTAATTAAAGggataaaaatacaaaacatgtgcAAGAATACTGCTATTAACAAACACATCAACATTGGGCCTCAAACTATAGGGCTGACTTGAGAGAAACCAAGAATCTGTCGAGGAATTCTGGGTTTTCCTAAATTAACCTTGGgggctaaaaaaagaaaataaattgggaCAGCATCGCCTACACGGCAAAACTAACATTCAGACGCAACACCTCCGTCTCTGCCTTCAGTCCCAGACTTACTGCCCTTTCGTCCACTTTTAACATCACCACCACACCaggcacaaatacacaaatcacCTAAACACCAAACCTGCTCCCTACTTTTCCCcattaacaaaaaaacacaagtaGACATTCAGTTGGAGTGTTTACATTCAGGTACTGTATACCCCtgacgcccccaccccccccaaaccccctcccctcccctcctgtccccccctccaccaccaccgccgcctccctccctcagtaCTCCTCTACAACGGTACCGGCCGAGGAGGAGTACAGTTTCCTCTTGATGAGGCGGAAGCCCGGGCTAAGCTTCAGGGCGTGCCTGTAGCCCGGGGCGAAGCAGGTTCCGATGAGGAAGAAGTCCCTCAGGCTGGGCCAGGCGCTGCCGTCCTGCTTGAACACCAGCGTCAGCTCGAAGGTGGGCACCACGCTGGGGTCGTAGGTCACGCGCTCCAGCCGCTTGCAGCCGCCGTCCGCCTCCAGGAGCACGTGCAGGAGGCAGCCGCGCAGGCCGCAGGGCTCGCCCGAGGCCAGGCGCAGCACGTCCCGGGCTATCCGCCGCGTCAGCTTCTCCGGGACCAGCACCTCCGAGCAGTTGAGCGTGGTCTTCTTGGCCCGGGACAGGCAGCTCTCCAGCATCTTGACCAGCTGCTGGCAGGTCCGGTCCTCGAACACCGTCTCCGGGTTGAGAGCGGGCTCCACCAGGCTGTGGTCCCAGTAGTCCAACTCTGAAAgaaaggagggaagagagagaggacggtTAAAAACGACGcggcgttttttttttgggggggtttttttcgaCCCGCGGACACAGAAACGCGTCGCCGTTAACAAAGGGAAACGGATATAGGCGTAGGTTTCAGTTCTTCTTTCTGTGAGATGCATTGCTGGACCACGTAGTCTTGTGTTGTCAAAAGTCAAGACTCGCAAGCATAATCGGTAGTTTAGGGattcattcatattcaaataTTGGGGGTGACatgtctcccccccccaaaccaatGCATTTTGAACCATTGCTGCATGGCACAAAATCCATGAGCAGACAATGGGCATCCTCTTTTGCTGTAATGAAACATGTTCTGCCACACCTCCTCTAATATCCATTTCACATGCCAGCAATGACCCTTTACCACCGATTAACCTGACGTTTGACCCCACTTTTCCATCGTCACTTCGTGAGGAAAAATTATAATAACCTAAAAAATAACTGACTGTTTACAAGTGAAGTGTCTAACCCCATCAGTACGAACTGCCTCACCAAAAGACAAAGCTCGATAACCAGTTTATAAAGACCACGTCTTTATATTCCGGCAAACAGGTATGGGTGAGCGCAAACAAAGACTGA is a window from the Conger conger chromosome 8, fConCon1.1, whole genome shotgun sequence genome containing:
- the LOC133135702 gene encoding DNA damage-inducible transcript 4-like protein, with amino-acid sequence MVATSTLKNKNTECFSELIDRRHDQACIEDELDYWDHSLVEPALNPETVFEDRTCQQLVKMLESCLSRAKKTTLNCSEVLVPEKLTRRIARDVLRLASGEPCGLRGCLLHVLLEADGGCKRLERVTYDPSVVPTFELTLVFKQDGSAWPSLRDFFLIGTCFAPGYRHALKLSPGFRLIKRKLYSSSAGTVVEEY